One genomic segment of Helianthus annuus cultivar XRQ/B chromosome 14, HanXRQr2.0-SUNRISE, whole genome shotgun sequence includes these proteins:
- the LOC110918901 gene encoding uncharacterized protein LOC110918901, giving the protein MAMFSTFLYFSSVAVIHVLINIETLPINSTSCFLSLPSVAGFMSLNMEQHPGFLLLNMEQQVEDATMDKAVKVASMDNSFFSPIVCKPTNESDKVSRSFIINLIGFLYLLFYCYNLSFK; this is encoded by the exons ATGGCCATGTTCTCCACCTTCCTATATTTTAGCTCCGTTGCAGTTATACATGTGCTTATAAATATTGAAACCTTGCCGATCAACAGTACATCCTGCTTTCTTTCTTTACCTTCTGTCGCTGGGTTTATGTCGCTGAACATGGAGCAGCATCCTGGGTTTTTGTTGCTGAACATGGAGCAGCAGGTTGAAGATGCAACAATGGATAAAGCTGTTAAA GTTGCATCAATGGACAACTCCTTCTTTAGCCCAATCGTGTGTAAACCTACAAATGAATCGGATAAGGTAAGTAGGAGTTTTATAATCAATTTGATAGGTTTTTTATACCTGTTATTTTATTGTTATAATTTATCATTCAAGTGA